In one Thioclava sp. ES.031 genomic region, the following are encoded:
- the acnA gene encoding aconitate hydratase AcnA has translation MPIVTGKDTAKTRRELSVGSKTYAYYSIPAATEAGLGDFSKLPASLKVVLENLLRFEDNGFTISTDDIKAFGEWAEQGGKNPREIAYRPARVLMQDFTGVPAVVDLAAMRDGIKGLGGDAQKINPLVPVDLVIDHSVMIDEFGNPRAFQMNVDREYERNIERYKFLKWGQTAFENFRVVPPGTGICHQVNLEYLAQTVWTDKDQDGTEVAYPDTLVGTDSHTTMVNGAAVLGWGVGGIEAEAGMLGQPISMLIPEVVGFKLTGSMVEGTTGTDLVLKVVEMLRAHGVVGKFVEFYGDGLDNLPLAQRATIANMAPEYGATCGFFPVDDETLRYLEQTGRDKDRIALVEAYAKENGMWRDADYAPVYSSTLELDMNTIVPAISGPKRPQDYVALTKAADAFENVVADYRGIDISEDAKDMADEGPIATKSVTIGKTAKVEGEDYELRDGSVVIASITSCTNTSNPYVLIGAGLVARKARELGLNRKPWVKTSLAPGSQVVSEYLEAAGLQEDLDAVGFNLVGYGCTTCIGNSGPLQPEISKAINDNDLIATSVLSGNRNFEGRISPDVRANYLASPPLVVAYALAGDMNIDLSSDPIAQTPDGKDVYLKDIWPSDKEIADLVEKVVTREKFIEKYADVFKGDEKWQGVEVEGGETYDWPPQSTYIQNPPYFKGMSPEAGTISNIKDAGILAVLGDFVTTDHISPAGSFKPDTPAGKYLVERQVAPKDFNSYGSRRGNHEVMMRGTFANIRIKNEMLDGVEGGFTKGPDGEQTSIFDAAMAYEKAGKPLVIFGGEQYGAGSSRDWAAKGTNLLGVKAVIAESFERIHRSNLVGFGVIPFEFTEGQTRKDLNLTGEEEVSIEGLEGEIKPQSIVPCTITYKDGTTKEIKLKSRIDTAVEIEYLKNGGVLHYVLRNLAKA, from the coding sequence ATGCCCATCGTTACCGGTAAGGATACCGCGAAGACCCGCCGCGAACTCAGCGTCGGCTCGAAGACCTATGCTTATTACTCGATCCCCGCCGCCACCGAGGCTGGCCTGGGTGATTTCTCGAAGCTGCCCGCCTCGCTGAAGGTGGTTCTGGAGAACCTTCTGCGGTTCGAGGATAACGGCTTCACAATCTCGACCGACGACATCAAAGCCTTCGGCGAATGGGCCGAGCAAGGCGGCAAGAACCCGCGCGAGATCGCCTACCGCCCCGCCCGCGTGCTGATGCAGGACTTCACCGGCGTTCCGGCCGTGGTCGACCTCGCCGCGATGCGTGACGGCATCAAGGGTCTTGGCGGCGACGCACAGAAGATCAACCCGCTCGTGCCCGTCGACCTCGTGATCGACCACTCGGTGATGATCGACGAATTCGGCAACCCGCGCGCGTTCCAGATGAACGTCGACCGCGAATACGAGCGCAACATCGAGCGCTACAAGTTCCTCAAGTGGGGCCAAACCGCGTTCGAGAACTTCCGCGTGGTTCCGCCGGGCACCGGCATCTGCCACCAGGTGAACCTCGAATATCTCGCACAGACCGTCTGGACCGACAAGGATCAGGACGGCACCGAAGTCGCCTACCCCGACACGCTCGTGGGCACCGACAGCCACACCACCATGGTCAACGGCGCGGCCGTTCTCGGCTGGGGTGTGGGCGGTATCGAAGCTGAAGCCGGCATGCTCGGCCAGCCGATCTCGATGCTGATTCCGGAAGTCGTGGGCTTCAAGCTGACCGGCTCCATGGTCGAAGGCACCACCGGCACCGACCTCGTGCTGAAAGTCGTCGAAATGCTCCGCGCCCATGGCGTGGTCGGCAAGTTCGTCGAATTCTACGGCGACGGCCTCGACAACCTGCCGCTGGCTCAGCGCGCGACCATCGCCAACATGGCGCCCGAATACGGCGCGACCTGTGGCTTCTTCCCGGTCGATGACGAGACCCTGCGCTATCTCGAGCAGACGGGCCGCGACAAGGACCGCATCGCGCTGGTCGAAGCCTATGCCAAGGAAAACGGCATGTGGCGCGACGCGGATTACGCGCCGGTCTACTCGTCGACGCTCGAGCTGGACATGAACACCATCGTTCCGGCGATCTCGGGCCCCAAACGCCCGCAGGACTATGTCGCGCTGACCAAAGCCGCCGACGCCTTCGAGAACGTCGTGGCCGACTATCGCGGCATCGACATCTCGGAAGACGCCAAGGACATGGCCGACGAAGGCCCGATCGCAACCAAGTCGGTCACCATCGGCAAGACCGCCAAGGTCGAAGGCGAGGATTACGAGCTGCGCGACGGCTCGGTGGTGATCGCCTCGATCACGTCCTGCACCAACACCTCGAACCCCTACGTGCTGATCGGCGCGGGTCTCGTGGCGCGCAAGGCGCGCGAACTGGGCCTGAACCGCAAGCCCTGGGTGAAGACCTCGCTGGCCCCTGGCTCGCAGGTCGTGTCGGAATATCTGGAAGCCGCTGGCCTTCAGGAAGACCTCGACGCGGTGGGCTTCAACCTCGTGGGTTACGGCTGCACCACCTGTATCGGTAACTCGGGTCCGCTCCAGCCGGAAATCTCGAAGGCGATCAACGACAACGACCTGATCGCGACCTCGGTGCTCTCGGGCAACCGGAACTTCGAAGGCCGGATCTCGCCCGACGTGCGCGCCAACTACCTCGCGTCCCCGCCCCTCGTGGTGGCCTACGCGCTGGCCGGCGACATGAACATCGACCTGTCGAGCGACCCGATCGCGCAGACGCCGGACGGCAAGGACGTCTACCTGAAAGACATCTGGCCCTCGGACAAAGAGATCGCCGATCTCGTCGAGAAGGTCGTCACCCGCGAGAAGTTCATCGAGAAATACGCCGACGTCTTCAAAGGCGACGAGAAGTGGCAGGGCGTGGAAGTCGAAGGCGGCGAAACTTATGACTGGCCGCCGCAGTCGACCTACATCCAGAACCCGCCCTACTTCAAAGGCATGTCGCCGGAAGCTGGCACGATCTCGAACATCAAGGACGCGGGCATCCTCGCCGTGCTGGGCGATTTCGTGACCACCGACCACATCTCGCCGGCGGGTTCGTTCAAGCCCGACACCCCGGCCGGGAAATACCTGGTCGAGCGTCAGGTCGCGCCGAAGGACTTCAACAGCTACGGTTCGCGCCGCGGCAACCACGAAGTCATGATGCGCGGCACCTTCGCCAACATCCGCATCAAGAACGAGATGCTGGACGGCGTCGAGGGCGGCTTCACCAAGGGCCCCGACGGCGAGCAGACCTCGATCTTCGACGCGGCGATGGCCTATGAGAAAGCCGGCAAGCCGCTGGTGATCTTCGGTGGCGAGCAATACGGCGCAGGCTCCTCGCGCGACTGGGCGGCGAAGGGCACCAACCTGCTCGGCGTCAAGGCCGTGATCGCGGAGAGCTTCGAGCGTATCCACCGCTCCAACCTCGTCGGCTTCGGCGTGATCCCCTTCGAGTTCACCGAAGGCCAGACCCGCAAGGATCTGAACCTGACCGGTGAGGAAGAGGTCTCGATCGAAGGTCTCGAAGGCGAAATCAAGCCGCAGTCGATCGTGCCCTGCACCATCACCTACAAGGACGGCACCACGAAGGAGATCAAGCTCAAGAGCCGGATCGATACCGCGGTGGAGATCGAATACCTCAAGAACGGCGGCGTGCTGCACTACGTGCTGCGCAACCTCGCCAAAGCCTGA
- a CDS encoding cold-shock protein, whose protein sequence is MAEGTVKWFNSTKGYGFIAPNDGGKDIFLHISAVERAGIQRLDDGQKVTYDLETGRDGRQSAGNLALA, encoded by the coding sequence ATGGCCGAAGGCACCGTGAAATGGTTCAATAGCACCAAGGGTTATGGCTTCATCGCACCGAACGATGGCGGCAAAGACATCTTCCTTCACATCTCCGCCGTTGAGCGCGCTGGCATCCAGCGTCTCGATGACGGTCAGAAAGTGACCTACGATCTGGAAACCGGCCGTGACGGCCGCCAGTCGGCAGGTAACCTCGCGCTCGCGTAA
- a CDS encoding thioredoxin family protein, with amino-acid sequence MGAAFAAGLVSFAEFASAQGAADAPPGMRLNASEALLDQMASEKSDTPAKPNPVAPDPDTEGEHDPVVVELYTSQGCSSCPPADALLKELTDRDDVIALALHVDYWDYLGWKDPFGKPEFSARQKSYAIAAGERTVYTPQMIIAGREALIGPQEAALDAAIARESDAHPEVDLKVTGKGDHYEIALSPVDKLETPAMVQLVRYKPSATVDILRGENAGRTVTYKNIVTSLTGIAEWDGRAPVTLSVDLDGDAPAVVIVQETRPSEHGPLPGPILAAGQLD; translated from the coding sequence ATGGGAGCTGCTTTCGCCGCAGGGCTGGTAAGCTTTGCGGAATTTGCGTCTGCCCAAGGGGCAGCCGACGCGCCGCCCGGGATGCGTCTCAATGCGTCCGAAGCGCTTCTCGACCAGATGGCCTCCGAGAAATCCGACACCCCCGCGAAGCCGAACCCCGTGGCGCCCGATCCCGACACCGAAGGCGAACACGACCCGGTCGTGGTCGAGCTTTATACCTCGCAGGGCTGCTCGTCCTGCCCGCCGGCGGATGCGCTCTTGAAGGAGCTCACGGATCGGGACGATGTGATCGCGCTGGCGCTGCATGTCGATTACTGGGACTACCTCGGCTGGAAGGATCCCTTTGGAAAACCTGAGTTTTCCGCCCGCCAGAAATCCTACGCGATCGCCGCGGGCGAGCGCACGGTCTACACCCCGCAGATGATCATCGCGGGCCGCGAGGCCCTGATCGGGCCGCAGGAAGCGGCGCTCGATGCCGCCATCGCACGCGAGAGCGACGCCCATCCCGAGGTCGATCTGAAGGTCACGGGGAAGGGCGATCATTACGAGATCGCGCTGAGCCCGGTCGATAAGCTGGAGACGCCCGCGATGGTGCAGCTCGTGCGCTACAAGCCCTCCGCCACGGTCGACATCCTGCGCGGCGAGAATGCCGGGCGCACGGTGACCTACAAGAACATCGTCACCAGCCTGACCGGCATCGCCGAATGGGACGGGCGCGCGCCGGTGACGCTCTCGGTCGATCTCGACGGGGACGCGCCCGCCGTGGTGATCGTGCAGGAGACCCGCCCGAGCGAACATGGCCCGCTGCCCGGTCCGATCCTCGCCGCAGGTCAGCTCGACTGA
- the rpsR gene encoding 30S ribosomal protein S18: MAKPFFRRRKVCPFSGENAPKIDYKDTRLLQRYISERGKIVPARITAVSAKKQRELARAIKRARFLALLPYAVK, encoded by the coding sequence ATGGCAAAACCGTTTTTCCGCCGTCGTAAGGTCTGCCCGTTCTCGGGTGAGAACGCGCCGAAGATCGACTACAAGGACACCCGTCTTCTGCAGCGCTACATCTCTGAGCGCGGCAAGATCGTCCCCGCCCGCATCACCGCCGTTTCGGCGAAGAAGCAGCGTGAACTGGCCCGCGCGATCAAGCGCGCCCGTTTCCTCGCCCTGCTCCCCTACGCCGTGAAATAA
- the rpsF gene encoding 30S ribosomal protein S6, with translation MPLYEHVLIARQDLSNAQAEGLVEHFSTVLSDNGGKVVDSEYWGVKTMAYKINKNRKGHYAYLRTDAPSAAVQEMERLARLHDDVMRVLTIKVDAHEEGPSVQMQKRDERDNRRERR, from the coding sequence ATGCCGCTTTACGAGCATGTCCTCATCGCGCGTCAGGATCTGTCCAACGCGCAGGCCGAAGGCCTTGTCGAACATTTCTCCACGGTCCTGTCGGACAACGGCGGCAAAGTCGTCGATTCCGAATACTGGGGCGTGAAGACCATGGCCTACAAGATCAACAAGAACCGCAAGGGCCACTACGCCTACCTGCGCACCGACGCCCCGTCGGCGGCCGTGCAGGAAATGGAGCGTCTGGCTCGTCTGCATGACGACGTGATGCGCGTCCTGACCATCAAGGTCGACGCGCACGAAGAGGGCCCCTCGGTCCAGATGCAGAAACGTGACGAACGCGACAACCGTCGCGAGCGCCGTTGA
- the rplI gene encoding 50S ribosomal protein L9, translating into MEVILLERVAKLGQMGDVVTVKDGFGRNYLLPQGKALRANEGNIKAFEERKAQLEARNLETKKEAEALASKLDGETFVVIRSASDGGNLYGSVTTRDAANIASEQGFTVDRKQVIIRQPIKVLGLHDVEVHLHPEVVAEIQLNVARSPEEAELQASGKSIQDVAAEEEAAAEFEIAELFDDIGGATSDDDEGGPVATPEAAAEEEDKA; encoded by the coding sequence ATGGAAGTGATCCTTCTCGAACGCGTGGCCAAGCTCGGCCAGATGGGTGACGTCGTCACCGTCAAGGACGGCTTCGGCCGTAACTACCTGCTGCCGCAGGGCAAGGCGCTGCGCGCCAACGAAGGCAACATCAAAGCTTTCGAAGAGCGCAAGGCCCAGCTCGAGGCACGCAACCTCGAAACCAAGAAAGAAGCCGAAGCTCTGGCGTCGAAGCTCGACGGCGAGACCTTCGTCGTGATCCGTTCGGCTTCGGACGGCGGCAACCTCTACGGTTCGGTCACCACCCGCGACGCGGCGAACATCGCCTCCGAGCAGGGGTTCACGGTCGACCGCAAGCAGGTCATCATCCGCCAGCCGATCAAGGTTCTCGGCCTGCATGACGTCGAAGTGCACCTGCACCCCGAAGTCGTCGCCGAGATCCAGCTCAACGTCGCACGTTCGCCCGAAGAGGCCGAACTGCAAGCGTCGGGCAAGTCGATCCAGGACGTGGCGGCCGAGGAAGAGGCTGCAGCCGAATTCGAGATCGCCGAACTGTTCGACGATATCGGCGGCGCGACCTCCGACGACGACGAGGGCGGCCCCGTTGCCACCCCCGAGGCGGCAGCCGAAGAAGAAGACAAGGCCTGA
- a CDS encoding YihY/virulence factor BrkB family protein: MTKRSGQGPRDDASSRRDRLVQAGLLGFGVYLMWRRYQDDRQAAIHGPTEGRSARHVPATRTDRYDRPADRALGRQAESPFEIPRAGWKAIAKRAYGQIDEDRVLAVAAGVTFYALLALFPALTATVSIYGIFADRQTMLQDLDALKNVIPPEALSLIRTQLEQLIGSSSNALGLASIFGVLLALWSANGGAKAMIGALNVAYGEKERRSFVRLNAFGLGMTITGIVMVCALILVAAVLPVMLDYIPMGGALDAVLRWGRWPVMALVLMGMLMLLYRFAPARNAPRWIWVVPGAIVASILLLIVSAGFSFYTSNFANYSSTYGSIGAVVVLMMWIWLSTTAVLLGAEINSEAEHQTAQDSAVGAPRPLGARNAVAADAVAPAPARKR; this comes from the coding sequence ATGACGAAACGATCGGGGCAGGGCCCACGCGACGACGCATCGAGCCGACGCGACCGGCTTGTGCAGGCGGGGCTTCTGGGTTTCGGCGTCTATCTCATGTGGCGGCGCTATCAGGACGATCGGCAGGCCGCGATCCACGGCCCGACCGAAGGCCGCAGCGCCCGCCATGTGCCCGCGACCCGCACCGACCGCTACGACCGGCCCGCCGACCGCGCGCTGGGACGTCAGGCGGAAAGCCCGTTCGAGATCCCCCGCGCGGGCTGGAAGGCCATCGCCAAGCGCGCTTACGGCCAGATCGACGAGGACCGGGTTCTGGCGGTCGCCGCAGGCGTCACCTTCTACGCATTGCTCGCGCTCTTCCCCGCGCTGACCGCAACCGTCTCGATCTACGGCATTTTCGCGGACCGCCAGACCATGCTGCAAGACCTCGATGCGCTCAAGAACGTCATCCCGCCCGAGGCGCTGAGCCTGATCCGCACCCAATTGGAGCAACTGATCGGGTCCAGTTCCAACGCGCTCGGCCTCGCTTCGATCTTCGGCGTCCTTCTGGCGCTCTGGTCGGCCAATGGCGGCGCGAAGGCGATGATCGGTGCGCTCAACGTGGCCTATGGCGAGAAGGAGCGACGCAGCTTCGTACGGCTCAACGCCTTCGGGCTGGGCATGACGATCACCGGGATCGTCATGGTCTGCGCGCTGATCCTCGTGGCGGCGGTGCTGCCCGTGATGCTCGATTACATCCCGATGGGCGGGGCGCTGGATGCGGTGCTGCGCTGGGGGCGCTGGCCGGTGATGGCGCTGGTGCTGATGGGGATGCTGATGCTGCTCTATCGCTTCGCGCCCGCACGCAACGCGCCGCGCTGGATCTGGGTGGTGCCGGGGGCGATCGTGGCGTCGATCCTGCTGCTGATCGTCTCGGCGGGGTTCTCTTTCTACACCTCGAACTTCGCGAATTACTCGAGCACCTATGGCTCGATCGGCGCGGTAGTGGTGCTGATGATGTGGATCTGGCTCTCGACGACGGCGGTGCTTCTGGGGGCCGAGATCAATTCCGAGGCCGAACATCAGACCGCGCAGGACAGCGCCGTCGGCGCGCCGCGTCCCTTGGGCGCACGCAATGCAGTGGCCGCCGATGCGGTGGCGCCTGCACCTGCGCGCAAGCGCTGA
- a CDS encoding thioredoxin family protein, giving the protein MNRREMLALTVGAMTVGGALGGVRPVQAEAVMGDGGLYQQPFFHEGFLDLGEDLQEAADQGKGLLVLFEQRGCPYCREMHLVNFAKPEITGLIEKSYMVVQLDLWGAREVTDFDGEALEERALAQKWAVNFTPTQVLIPAASAGAQSVREAEAFRMPGYFKPFHHLSGLEYVASGAYADQPFQRFLQDKFSELSAKGIDPDVW; this is encoded by the coding sequence ATGAACAGACGCGAGATGTTGGCCCTGACAGTCGGGGCGATGACAGTGGGAGGTGCGTTGGGAGGCGTGCGGCCCGTGCAGGCCGAGGCGGTGATGGGCGATGGCGGGCTCTATCAGCAGCCCTTCTTCCACGAAGGCTTTCTCGATCTGGGAGAGGATCTTCAGGAGGCCGCCGATCAGGGCAAGGGGCTTCTGGTGCTCTTCGAGCAGCGCGGCTGCCCCTATTGCCGCGAGATGCATCTGGTGAATTTCGCCAAGCCCGAAATCACCGGGCTGATCGAGAAGAGCTACATGGTCGTGCAGCTCGATCTCTGGGGTGCGCGCGAGGTCACCGATTTCGACGGCGAGGCGCTGGAGGAACGCGCGCTGGCGCAGAAATGGGCGGTGAACTTCACGCCGACGCAGGTGCTGATCCCGGCCGCGAGCGCAGGGGCGCAATCCGTGCGCGAGGCCGAAGCCTTCAGAATGCCGGGCTATTTCAAGCCCTTCCACCATCTGTCAGGGCTCGAATACGTGGCCAGCGGCGCTTATGCCGATCAGCCATTCCAGCGCTTCTTGCAGGACAAGTTCTCGGAACTCAGCGCGAAGGGCATCGACCCGGACGTCTGGTAA